In Clostridium ljungdahlii DSM 13528, the genomic window TAATTTGTTAATTAAATAGGGTGGCAACACGGAGTCTTTCGTCCCTTTAGGGTACGTAAAGGCTCTTTTTATATTATAGGAAACTATATAGATGATTAGGGAGGATTTATAAAATATGTTAGATTTAAAAAGAATAAGAAACAATCCAGAGGAAGTAAAAAAACAACTTTCAAATAGAGGAGAAGATTTCGATCCAGCGACTATCGATGAAGTAATAGCTTTAGATGAGAAGAGAAGAAAAATCCTAGTTGAAGTAGAAGCTTTAAAGAATAAAAGAAATCAAGATTCAGCTCAGATAGCTAAAATGAAAAGAAATGGTGAAAATGCAGATGATTTAGTTGCTGAGATGAAGCATGTATCAGATAACATAAAACAGTATGATACTGAATTATCAGAATTAAATGGAAAGATAGAGTACATAATGCTTAGGATACCTAATATTCCTAATCCTGCAGTTCCAGAAGGAAAATCAGATGAAGATAATGTAGAAATTAGAAAATGGTCAGAGCCTACTAAGTTTGACTTTAAACCTAAAGCTCATTGGGATATAGGTACAGATCTTGATATACTTGACTTTGAAAGAGGTGGAAAGGTATCAGGTTCTAGATTTACATTTTACAAGGGGTTAGGAGCTAAACTTGAAAGAGCTATAATAACTTATTATTTGGATTTTCATACAGAAAAGCATGGATATACAGAAATATTACCCCCTTATATGGTAAATAGGACTAGTATGACTGGTACAGGTCAGCTTCCTAAATTTGAAGAGGATG contains:
- the serS gene encoding serine--tRNA ligase, translated to MLDLKRIRNNPEEVKKQLSNRGEDFDPATIDEVIALDEKRRKILVEVEALKNKRNQDSAQIAKMKRNGENADDLVAEMKHVSDNIKQYDTELSELNGKIEYIMLRIPNIPNPAVPEGKSDEDNVEIRKWSEPTKFDFKPKAHWDIGTDLDILDFERGGKVSGSRFTFYKGLGAKLERAIITYYLDFHTEKHGYTEILPPYMVNRTSMTGTGQLPKFEEDAFRISNNDYFLIPTAEVPVTNFHRDEVLKGENLPLKYVAYSACFRAEAGSAGRDTRGIIRQHQFNKVEMVKFTKPEESYDELEKLTNDAEDVLKGLKIPYRVVRICKGDLGFTAALKYDIEVWMPSYNRYVEISSCSNFEDFQARRANIKYKETPKDKPRYVHTLNGSGVAIGRTVAAILENYQQEDGSVIIPEILRPYMGGKEVIK